A genomic region of Gemmata massiliana contains the following coding sequences:
- the hemW gene encoding radical SAM family heme chaperone HemW, producing MELLAPWLEPRTAYIHVPFCAHHCGYCDFAVIAGQDHLIDLYLDALAAELATLGAPRPVESLFIGGGTPTHLSANQLERLLEAITRWLPSALEGTSREFSIEANPDSLTEEKAAVLAAFGVNRVSIGVQSFRPESLAVLDRRHAPEHIGRAVETTRKHIPTVSFDLIFGAPGSTLASWCADLDAALAFGPQHVSTYGLTYEKGTPLWKRQHRGQIAPVPEDDELAMYEHAMDRLAGAGFEHYEISNFARPGFRCRHNERYWANEAYYGFGVGAARYVHGARELNVRDTKLYIRKALSGEPVAFQREELDPRARAFETMATQLRRADGINRARFHEQTGFALDTLAPAALLLLRENALVSDDGSDVRLTRRGKCVADAAVSELLKEA from the coding sequence TTGGAACTCCTCGCGCCCTGGCTCGAACCGCGGACCGCTTACATCCACGTCCCGTTTTGCGCACACCACTGCGGGTACTGCGACTTCGCGGTGATCGCGGGGCAGGACCACCTCATTGACCTGTACCTCGACGCGCTCGCGGCCGAACTCGCGACGCTCGGCGCCCCGCGCCCGGTCGAGAGCCTGTTCATCGGCGGTGGAACACCAACGCACCTGTCTGCGAATCAGTTGGAACGCTTGTTGGAAGCGATCACGCGCTGGCTGCCGTCGGCGCTCGAAGGTACCTCACGCGAATTCTCTATCGAGGCCAATCCCGATTCACTCACCGAAGAGAAAGCGGCAGTGCTGGCGGCGTTCGGCGTGAACCGCGTGAGCATCGGAGTGCAGTCGTTTCGGCCCGAGTCGCTCGCGGTTCTGGACCGGCGCCACGCGCCAGAACACATCGGGCGCGCGGTCGAAACGACGCGGAAGCACATCCCCACGGTGTCGTTTGACCTGATCTTCGGGGCACCGGGTTCAACACTGGCAAGTTGGTGTGCCGACTTGGACGCGGCGCTCGCGTTCGGGCCGCAGCACGTCTCCACTTACGGGCTGACCTACGAGAAAGGCACGCCGCTGTGGAAGCGGCAGCACCGCGGTCAAATCGCGCCGGTGCCGGAGGACGACGAACTCGCGATGTACGAGCACGCGATGGACCGGCTCGCGGGAGCCGGGTTTGAACACTACGAGATATCGAACTTCGCTCGTCCGGGCTTCCGGTGTCGACACAACGAACGGTACTGGGCGAACGAGGCGTATTATGGTTTCGGTGTGGGAGCCGCGCGCTACGTACACGGCGCACGCGAATTGAACGTGCGCGACACGAAGCTCTACATTCGCAAAGCGCTCAGTGGAGAACCGGTCGCGTTCCAGCGTGAAGAACTGGACCCGCGAGCGCGTGCCTTCGAGACGATGGCGACACAACTCCGGCGCGCGGACGGGATCAATCGCGCGCGCTTTCACGAGCAAACGGGCTTCGCGCTCGACACGCTTGCGCCTGCCGCGCTCTTGCTTCTGCGTGAAAACGCTCTCGTGAGTGACGACGGATCAGACGTGCGGCTCACGCGCCGCGGGAAATGCGTCGCCGACGCCGCAGTGTCGGAGCTGCTGAAGGAAGCCTGA